A section of the Humulus lupulus chromosome 2, drHumLupu1.1, whole genome shotgun sequence genome encodes:
- the LOC133816466 gene encoding uncharacterized protein LOC133816466, giving the protein MKNDMKNTTSLLIPSNVKTDPRNSPKPSSTTTSATAPMAPTSLEHLLVQMEDSIVKMQGMLLKCYSTRVNDGICDCCDGSDEYDDKGKCPNTCWEAGKVARNKLMKKIVTSRGCCNKKA; this is encoded by the exons ATGAAAAATGAC ATGAAAAATACTACAAGTCTTCTGATTCCATCAAATGTAAAGACGGATCCAAGAAATTCACCAAAACCCAGCTCAACGACAACTTCTGCGACTGCCCCGATGGCACCGACGAGCCTG GAACATCTGCTTGTCCAAATGGAAGATTCTATTGTCAAAATGCAGGGCATGCTCCTAAAGTGTTATTCTACTAGAGTGAATGATGGTATATGCG ACTGTTGTGATGGGAGTGATGAGTATGATGATAAAGGGAAATGCCCTAATACATGTTGGGAGGCTGGGAAAGTGGCAAGGAACAAATTGATGAAAAAAATTGTGACTTCAAGAGGGTGTTGCAATAAGAAAGCATGA